A part of Longimicrobium sp. genomic DNA contains:
- a CDS encoding cytochrome D1 domain-containing protein, producing MRLLSTLLLALAALPGALHAQRGDLLVVANKQAATATLLDVASGRTVATLPTGVGPHEVAVSRDGRWAVVTNYGAQTPGSSLTLIDLDRRAVTKTIPLGEYRRPHGAAFLPNGQLAVTVETNRAVLIVDLNRGTVLRALPTGEAGSHMLSVSPDGRTIYTANMGGGSVTALDATGRTPARTAKVAPRTEGIALSPDGRRLWVGSNQDNTVIVLDAATLAPLDTLPAPGLPYRLALTPDGRRAVVSNPMLGAVRVFDAAAPRETALVQIPAGTAGEGGAGPVGFALSPDGRTAFVALQGRNQVGVLDLATGTLTRYMDVGTGPDGIAYARRRR from the coding sequence ATGCGACTCCTTTCCACGCTCCTCCTGGCCCTCGCCGCGCTCCCGGGCGCGCTGCACGCCCAGCGCGGCGACCTGCTGGTGGTGGCGAACAAGCAGGCCGCCACCGCCACCCTTCTCGACGTGGCGTCGGGGCGCACGGTTGCGACCCTCCCCACCGGCGTCGGCCCGCACGAGGTCGCCGTGTCGCGCGACGGGCGCTGGGCGGTGGTTACCAACTACGGCGCGCAGACGCCGGGCAGCTCGCTCACCCTCATCGACCTGGACCGCCGCGCCGTCACCAAGACCATACCGCTCGGCGAGTACCGGCGCCCGCACGGCGCCGCCTTCCTCCCCAACGGGCAGCTCGCGGTGACGGTGGAGACGAACCGCGCCGTGCTGATCGTGGACCTGAACCGCGGCACGGTGCTGCGCGCCCTCCCCACGGGCGAGGCGGGGTCGCACATGCTATCCGTTTCGCCGGACGGGCGCACGATCTACACGGCCAACATGGGCGGCGGCTCGGTGACGGCGCTGGACGCGACGGGGCGCACCCCCGCCCGCACCGCCAAGGTGGCGCCGCGAACCGAAGGGATCGCGCTGTCGCCGGACGGGCGGCGGCTCTGGGTCGGGAGCAACCAGGACAACACCGTCATCGTGCTCGACGCGGCCACGCTGGCGCCGCTGGACACGCTTCCGGCCCCCGGCCTCCCCTACCGCCTGGCCCTGACGCCCGACGGCCGCCGCGCCGTCGTCTCCAACCCGATGCTGGGCGCGGTGCGGGTGTTCGACGCGGCCGCCCCGCGTGAGACCGCGCTGGTGCAGATCCCCGCCGGCACCGCGGGCGAGGGCGGCGCCGGCCCCGTGGGCTTTGCGCTCTCCCCGGACGGGCGCACGGCGTTCGTCGCGCTCCAGGGCCGCAACCAGGTGGGGGTGCTGGACCTCGCCACCGGCACCCTCACCCGCTACATGGACGTGGGCACTGGCCCGGACGGGATCGCCTACGCCCGGCGCCGCCGGTAG
- a CDS encoding L,D-transpeptidase: MMRLFHPDRLRAALAGVVLAAAALPLAAQQPDARAPLARPVAAARPQAMPAPAARPRPRARPMTREQVEEAARTARGRRLIVSLDERRLWSMDNGDTLYSAPIAVGKGTELSFGGARWNFTTPFGVRRVRSKETNPVWTPPDWHYVELARDSSWKLVRLERGRPITLPDRSRLEVRGERIGRVVAGRFEPIPADEEVIYGDTLFIPPLGTANRRVEGELGAFKLALGDGYMIHGTPHQDSIGQAATHGCIRMKDQDISYIYHTVPVGTAVYIY, from the coding sequence ATGATGCGGCTCTTTCATCCAGACCGTCTCCGCGCCGCGCTCGCCGGCGTGGTGCTCGCCGCCGCGGCGTTGCCGCTGGCCGCGCAGCAGCCGGATGCGCGCGCTCCCCTGGCGCGCCCCGTCGCCGCGGCGCGCCCGCAGGCCATGCCCGCGCCTGCGGCCCGTCCGCGCCCGCGCGCCCGGCCCATGACCCGCGAGCAGGTGGAGGAGGCGGCGCGCACGGCTCGCGGAAGGCGCCTCATCGTCTCGCTGGACGAGCGGCGGCTCTGGTCGATGGACAACGGCGACACGCTGTACTCCGCGCCCATCGCCGTCGGCAAGGGGACGGAGCTCTCGTTCGGCGGCGCGCGGTGGAACTTCACCACGCCGTTCGGCGTCCGCCGGGTGCGGAGCAAGGAGACCAACCCCGTCTGGACGCCGCCGGATTGGCACTACGTGGAGCTGGCGCGCGACAGCAGCTGGAAGCTCGTGCGGCTGGAGCGCGGGCGCCCCATCACCCTCCCCGACCGCAGCCGCCTGGAGGTGCGAGGCGAGCGGATCGGGCGCGTCGTGGCCGGCCGCTTCGAGCCGATCCCGGCGGACGAGGAGGTGATCTACGGCGACACCCTCTTCATCCCGCCGCTGGGAACCGCCAACCGCCGCGTGGAGGGGGAGCTGGGTGCCTTCAAGCTGGCGCTGGGCGACGGCTACATGATCCACGGCACCCCGCACCAGGACTCCATCGGCCAGGCCGCCACCCACGGCTGCATCCGGATGAAGGACCAGGACATCAGTTACATCTACCATACGGTGCCGGTGGGGACCGCGGTCTACATCTACTGA
- a CDS encoding ABC transporter ATP-binding protein, with product MPLISVQDLTHRYPGGVTALDGLSLELEPGIIGFVGANGAGKSTFIKILLGLLTPTQGTVRVLDRDAIADSLAVRQLVGYMPEHDCLPPQLTATELVSHMGRLAGLPRAAARERTAEMLRHVGLYEERYRPVSGYSTGMKQRVKLAQALVHDPRLLLLDEPTNGLDPAGRDEMLELIERTGTEFGIAVLVCSHLLGEIERVCDFLVAIDGGRLLSAAPLGSFTGEEGVLAVEVDEGTDELLARLTADGVEAHAEGSLLLLPLRGDGPYDAVRDAAADLGLALVRMEPRRHSLQELFRTPATGDAHAPRR from the coding sequence ATGCCGCTGATCTCCGTGCAGGACCTTACCCACCGCTACCCCGGCGGCGTGACCGCGCTGGATGGGCTGTCGCTGGAGCTGGAGCCCGGGATCATCGGGTTCGTGGGCGCCAACGGAGCGGGAAAGAGCACCTTCATCAAGATCCTGCTGGGGCTGCTGACGCCCACGCAGGGCACCGTGCGCGTGCTGGACCGCGACGCCATCGCCGACAGCCTGGCCGTGCGCCAGCTCGTGGGCTACATGCCCGAGCACGACTGCCTTCCGCCCCAGCTCACCGCCACCGAGCTGGTGTCGCACATGGGGCGGCTGGCGGGGCTGCCGCGTGCCGCCGCCCGCGAGCGCACCGCCGAGATGCTTCGCCACGTGGGGCTCTACGAGGAGCGCTACCGGCCCGTCAGTGGCTACAGCACCGGGATGAAGCAGCGGGTGAAGCTGGCGCAGGCGCTGGTGCACGACCCCCGGCTCCTCCTGCTGGACGAGCCCACCAACGGCCTGGACCCCGCCGGGCGCGACGAGATGCTGGAGCTGATCGAGCGCACCGGCACCGAGTTCGGCATCGCGGTGCTCGTCTGCTCGCACCTGCTGGGGGAGATCGAGCGGGTGTGCGACTTCCTGGTGGCCATAGACGGAGGGCGGCTGCTGAGCGCGGCGCCGCTCGGCTCGTTCACGGGCGAGGAAGGGGTGCTCGCGGTGGAGGTGGATGAAGGGACCGACGAGCTGCTCGCCCGCCTCACAGCCGACGGGGTGGAGGCGCATGCGGAGGGATCGCTCCTCCTCCTCCCCCTGCGCGGCGACGGGCCGTACGACGCGGTGCGAGACGCCGCCGCCGACCTGGGGCTCGCGCTGGTGAGGATGGAGCCTCGCCGCCACTCGCTGCAGGAGCTCTTCCGCACCCCGGCCACCGGAGACGCGCATGCGCCGCGCCGCTGA
- a CDS encoding ABC transporter ATP-binding protein, whose amino-acid sequence MSAAFAPNTPALELRGASRWYGNVVAINDVSFSLAAGITGLLGPNGAGKSTLLHMMAGFLAPSAGSVLVEGRPAWRNPEAYRALGLVPEREAVQPFLTAREFVRFNAVMQGVADPAGATERALEEVDLLGAADRKIGTFSKGMRQRAKVAGALVHDPRILLLDEPFNGMDPGQRLHMMELLRAQADAGRTVLISSHILEELDRLADSVLVLVAGRLAASGHFREIRRLMTDRPHTFVLRSSDDRRLAAALFADPSVAGAELSSAGLTVRTEDRSAFAHALPKVARAMGVTLREVRPSDESLESVFSYLVQR is encoded by the coding sequence GTGAGCGCCGCGTTCGCGCCCAACACGCCCGCGCTGGAGTTGCGCGGCGCGTCTCGCTGGTACGGCAACGTGGTGGCCATCAACGACGTCTCCTTTTCGCTCGCCGCGGGGATCACGGGGCTGCTGGGGCCCAACGGTGCCGGCAAATCCACCCTGCTGCACATGATGGCCGGCTTCCTGGCTCCATCCGCCGGCAGTGTGCTGGTGGAGGGCCGGCCCGCATGGCGCAACCCGGAGGCGTACCGCGCCCTGGGCCTGGTGCCGGAGCGCGAAGCGGTGCAGCCCTTTCTCACGGCCCGCGAGTTCGTGCGCTTCAACGCCGTGATGCAGGGCGTCGCGGACCCGGCCGGCGCCACCGAGCGCGCGCTGGAAGAGGTGGACCTGCTCGGCGCGGCGGACCGTAAGATCGGCACCTTTTCCAAGGGGATGCGGCAGCGCGCCAAGGTGGCCGGCGCGCTGGTGCACGACCCGCGCATCCTGCTGCTGGACGAGCCGTTCAACGGAATGGACCCCGGCCAGCGCCTGCACATGATGGAGCTCCTCCGCGCCCAGGCGGACGCGGGGCGCACGGTGCTGATCTCGTCGCACATCCTGGAGGAGCTGGACCGCCTGGCGGACAGCGTGCTCGTGCTGGTGGCGGGGCGATTGGCGGCGTCGGGGCACTTCCGCGAGATCCGGCGGCTGATGACGGACCGCCCGCACACCTTTGTCCTGCGCTCCAGCGACGACCGGCGCCTTGCCGCCGCCCTCTTCGCCGACCCCTCGGTCGCGGGCGCGGAGCTGTCGTCCGCGGGGCTGACGGTGCGTACCGAGGACCGCAGCGCCTTTGCGCACGCGCTGCCGAAAGTGGCGCGCGCAATGGGCGTCACGCTGCGCGAGGTGCGCCCCTCCGACGAATCGCTCGAGAGCGTCTTCTCCTACCTGGTGCAACGATGA
- a CDS encoding ABC transporter permease subunit: MILAVERALASVTARQILARRRALVLAAFGLSPVLIAALFRRGGDAALTNVIELETMIILPVILPIIALVIATGVFGAEIDDGTALYVLSKPVARWRIVLTRVLVAAAVTTLLTAPAALLVVPVAGVIEPRTIGMAFAVAVAVGALLYSAVFVALSLVTRRALVAGLVYVVVWEGIIATQAPGARYLSIIQFILTLAQLIAGLPDHVFDANITPGAAAVMSVVFAVGAVLFAIRRLRAFEVGEAG, translated from the coding sequence ATGATCCTGGCCGTGGAGCGCGCGCTCGCGTCGGTGACCGCGCGGCAGATCCTGGCGCGGCGCCGTGCGCTGGTGCTGGCCGCATTCGGGCTCTCTCCCGTCCTGATCGCCGCCCTCTTCCGCCGCGGCGGCGACGCCGCGCTGACCAACGTCATCGAGCTGGAGACGATGATCATCCTCCCGGTCATCCTTCCCATCATCGCGCTCGTGATCGCCACGGGGGTCTTCGGCGCGGAAATCGACGATGGGACGGCGCTGTACGTCCTCTCGAAACCGGTGGCGCGCTGGCGCATCGTCCTGACGCGCGTGCTGGTGGCCGCCGCCGTAACCACCCTGCTGACGGCCCCCGCGGCGCTGCTGGTGGTGCCCGTTGCCGGCGTCATCGAGCCCAGGACGATCGGGATGGCCTTCGCCGTGGCGGTGGCGGTGGGAGCGCTGCTTTACTCGGCGGTCTTCGTGGCGCTGAGCCTGGTGACGCGGCGCGCGCTGGTGGCGGGGCTCGTGTACGTCGTCGTGTGGGAGGGGATCATCGCGACGCAGGCCCCCGGCGCGCGTTATCTCAGCATCATCCAGTTCATCCTCACTCTCGCCCAGCTGATCGCGGGCCTTCCCGACCACGTGTTCGACGCCAACATCACGCCCGGCGCCGCCGCCGTGATGTCCGTGGTGTTCGCCGTGGGCGCGGTCCTCTTCGCCATCCGCCGGCTGCGTGCGTTCGAAGTGGGCGAAGCGGGGTAA
- a CDS encoding glutaminyl-peptide cyclotransferase, translating to MRRLRSRTLIAGALMASAATFGACGDDSNAATETGAPVRPVTIVRSYPHDPKAFTQGLVFRNGELLESTGRFGESSLRRVKLETGEVLQRVDLPKEYFAEGLAVIGNRAFQLTWQNGIAFIYDLTTFKQTGTFRYEGEGWGLTTDGTSLILSDGSSALRFIDPNSFQVTKTLEVKNGTEYVDQLNELEWVRGEIWANVWHKDWIARIDPRDGHVIGWLDVGDLLPEATAADSEAVPNGIAYDEATGRLFVTGKLWSRLFEVSAQELKAATTP from the coding sequence ATGCGACGACTCCGCAGCCGAACCCTCATCGCCGGTGCCCTGATGGCATCCGCCGCCACCTTTGGCGCGTGCGGCGACGATTCCAACGCCGCCACCGAGACCGGCGCACCGGTGCGGCCGGTGACGATCGTCCGCAGCTATCCGCACGACCCCAAGGCGTTCACGCAGGGGCTCGTCTTCCGCAACGGCGAGCTGCTGGAGAGCACCGGCCGCTTCGGCGAGTCGTCGCTGCGGCGCGTGAAGCTGGAGACGGGCGAGGTGCTGCAGCGCGTCGACCTCCCCAAGGAGTACTTCGCCGAGGGGCTGGCCGTGATCGGGAACCGCGCCTTCCAGCTCACCTGGCAGAACGGCATCGCCTTCATCTACGACCTCACCACCTTCAAGCAGACCGGCACCTTTCGGTACGAGGGTGAGGGGTGGGGGCTGACCACCGACGGCACTTCGCTGATCCTGAGCGACGGATCGTCGGCGCTGCGCTTCATCGATCCCAACAGCTTCCAGGTGACGAAGACGCTGGAGGTGAAGAACGGGACGGAGTACGTGGACCAGCTCAACGAGCTGGAGTGGGTGCGCGGCGAGATCTGGGCGAACGTGTGGCACAAGGACTGGATCGCCCGCATCGATCCGCGCGACGGGCACGTGATCGGGTGGCTGGACGTGGGCGACCTCCTTCCCGAAGCCACCGCCGCCGACTCGGAGGCGGTGCCGAACGGGATCGCGTACGATGAGGCGACGGGGCGGCTCTTCGTTACCGGGAAGCTGTGGTCGCGGCTGTTCGAGGTATCGGCGCAGGAGCTGAAGGCGGCGACGACGCCGTAG
- a CDS encoding MFS transporter, producing MAIPNPWRGLRGLPADVWLLFATTLVNRTGTMALPFLVLYLTQHMRLPAQTAGAALTVYGIGSLCSAPVAGRLCDRLGALRVMEISLFLSGALLLLFPLAHSFPAVLALTLAWSLAGEAIRPASLAALAETTAPEQRRAAVSLNRLAVNLGMSIGPAAGGLLATLSFPILFVVDGASSLAAGVVLAVASRRMTALRSARGVPVAEAAAVPQLSPRALADGRFLLFLAGSFLVGIIFFQHSAAMPLFLVRDLGLSAALFGILFLINTVLIVLLEVPLNLAMAGWPHRRTLVLGCILCGVGFGSMALASLPWHLVLCTLVWTFGEMILFPGTAAYVADVAPAERRGEYMGAYTMSFGLAFTVGPWAGTVVLERAGAVVLWSLMLVLGIAAAFVMSLAASRSAPGAAVTR from the coding sequence GTGGCGATCCCCAACCCCTGGCGCGGCCTGCGCGGTCTTCCGGCGGACGTGTGGCTCCTCTTCGCCACCACGCTGGTGAACCGCACGGGGACGATGGCGCTCCCCTTCCTGGTGCTCTACCTCACGCAGCACATGCGGCTGCCGGCGCAGACCGCGGGGGCGGCGCTGACCGTGTACGGCATCGGCAGCCTGTGCAGCGCGCCGGTGGCGGGGCGGCTGTGCGACCGGCTGGGGGCGCTGCGGGTGATGGAGATCTCGCTCTTCCTCTCGGGAGCGCTCCTCCTCCTCTTTCCGCTGGCGCACTCCTTTCCGGCGGTGCTGGCGCTGACGCTGGCGTGGTCGCTCGCGGGGGAGGCGATCCGCCCCGCCAGCCTCGCCGCGCTGGCGGAGACCACGGCGCCGGAGCAGCGCAGGGCGGCCGTCTCGCTCAACCGGCTGGCCGTGAACCTGGGGATGAGCATCGGGCCGGCGGCGGGCGGGCTGCTGGCGACGCTCTCCTTTCCCATCCTCTTCGTGGTGGACGGGGCGAGCTCGCTGGCCGCCGGGGTGGTGCTGGCGGTGGCCTCGCGGCGCATGACGGCTCTGCGGAGCGCGCGCGGCGTCCCCGTGGCCGAGGCCGCCGCGGTGCCTCAGCTGAGCCCGCGCGCGCTGGCGGACGGGCGATTCCTCCTCTTCCTGGCGGGAAGCTTCCTGGTGGGGATCATCTTCTTCCAGCACTCCGCCGCCATGCCCCTCTTCCTGGTGCGCGACCTGGGGCTTTCCGCCGCGCTCTTCGGCATCCTCTTCCTGATCAACACGGTGCTGATCGTGCTGCTGGAAGTGCCGCTGAACCTGGCGATGGCGGGGTGGCCGCACCGGCGCACGCTGGTGCTGGGGTGCATCCTGTGCGGCGTGGGCTTCGGGTCGATGGCGCTCGCCTCGCTCCCCTGGCACCTGGTGCTGTGCACGCTCGTGTGGACTTTCGGCGAGATGATCCTCTTCCCCGGCACCGCCGCCTACGTCGCCGACGTGGCGCCCGCGGAGCGGCGGGGCGAGTACATGGGCGCCTACACGATGTCGTTCGGCCTCGCCTTCACAGTCGGCCCGTGGGCGGGAACGGTGGTGCTGGAACGCGCCGGGGCGGTGGTGCTGTGGAGCCTGATGCTCGTCCTGGGCATCGCCGCGGCGTTCGTGATGAGCCTGGCCGCATCCCGTAGTGCGCCCGGGGCCGCAGTGACGCGCTGA
- a CDS encoding GNAT family N-acetyltransferase yields the protein METVPTIARQPSLDTVRLLLRPLTPADAPAVQRLAGDKEVASTTLNIPHPYPDGAAELWIGTLPQAYDSGEAVVFGIALHDGGELVGTCGLRLELPHARAEIGYWVGREYWGRGVATEAARAVIDYAFTRLGVRRVYAHFYTRNPASGAVMRKLGMTHEGRLRAHVLKWGVFEDIELYGVLRDEWDG from the coding sequence ATGGAAACCGTGCCCACCATCGCGCGGCAGCCTTCGCTGGATACGGTGCGGCTGCTCCTGCGCCCGCTGACCCCCGCGGACGCCCCGGCGGTGCAGCGGCTCGCGGGCGACAAGGAGGTGGCCTCCACCACGCTCAACATCCCGCACCCCTACCCGGACGGCGCGGCCGAGCTGTGGATCGGCACCCTGCCGCAGGCGTACGACAGCGGCGAGGCGGTGGTGTTCGGGATCGCGCTGCACGACGGCGGCGAGCTGGTGGGGACGTGCGGACTGCGGCTGGAGCTGCCCCACGCGCGTGCCGAGATCGGCTACTGGGTGGGGCGCGAGTACTGGGGGCGCGGCGTGGCGACCGAGGCGGCGCGCGCGGTGATCGACTACGCCTTCACGCGGCTGGGGGTGCGGCGGGTCTACGCGCACTTCTACACCCGCAACCCCGCCTCCGGCGCCGTCATGCGCAAGCTGGGCATGACGCACGAGGGGAGGCTGCGCGCGCACGTGCTCAAGTGGGGCGTGTTCGAGGACATCGAGCTGTACGGCGTGCTGCGGGACGAGTGGGATGGGTAG
- a CDS encoding glycosyltransferase family 4 protein encodes MKGLRILYVSHSFPLRGQPLSNVGGMQRVATGLHDALALHPGVELHSHVLETSWKATPYRMPGYMAGLLRRIPRTVAREKIDVVLFSSMVTASLSVALRAAVTRGGARMAAIPVGRDVTLPTPGYQWLVPRVFGALDLVFPISRATGQECLLRGLPESKMHVVPCGVDTALFAPPHDRAAARRELLAAIGETVPDDTLILCSVGRHQERKGFHWFVDAVMPRLPRDVLYLVTGEGPTTPQIQAAIERRALAGRVRMLGKVSEEMLRTLYRGGDLFVMPNIHVPGDIEGFGVVMLEAGLCGMPVLAAELEGISDVVREGENGHLVPTRDAEAFAATILRHRANRAGLAEASRRAAAHTAANFSWTAIAGRFVGLLG; translated from the coding sequence TCCCTCTGCGCGGCCAGCCCCTCTCCAACGTCGGCGGGATGCAGCGCGTGGCCACCGGGCTCCACGACGCGCTCGCCCTCCATCCGGGCGTCGAGCTGCACTCGCACGTGCTGGAGACTTCGTGGAAGGCCACGCCGTACCGGATGCCGGGCTACATGGCCGGCCTCCTGCGCCGCATCCCGCGCACCGTGGCGCGCGAGAAGATCGACGTGGTCCTCTTCTCCTCGATGGTCACCGCCTCGCTCTCCGTCGCCCTACGCGCGGCGGTCACGCGAGGCGGCGCGCGTATGGCCGCCATCCCGGTGGGCCGCGACGTGACGCTCCCCACGCCGGGGTACCAGTGGCTGGTGCCGCGCGTGTTCGGCGCGCTGGACCTGGTCTTCCCCATCAGCCGCGCCACGGGCCAGGAGTGCCTCCTCCGTGGCCTGCCGGAGTCCAAGATGCACGTCGTGCCCTGCGGCGTGGACACGGCGCTCTTTGCCCCGCCGCACGACCGCGCCGCCGCCCGCCGCGAGCTCCTCGCCGCCATCGGCGAGACGGTGCCGGACGACACGCTGATCCTGTGCAGCGTGGGGCGACATCAGGAGCGAAAGGGCTTCCACTGGTTCGTGGACGCCGTGATGCCGCGCCTCCCGCGTGACGTCCTTTACCTGGTGACGGGCGAGGGCCCCACCACGCCCCAGATCCAGGCTGCCATCGAGCGCCGCGCCCTCGCCGGCCGCGTGCGGATGCTGGGCAAGGTGAGCGAGGAGATGCTCCGCACCCTGTACCGCGGCGGCGACCTCTTCGTGATGCCCAACATCCACGTCCCCGGCGACATCGAGGGCTTCGGCGTGGTGATGCTGGAGGCGGGGCTGTGCGGAATGCCCGTCCTCGCGGCGGAGCTGGAGGGGATCAGCGACGTGGTTCGCGAGGGCGAGAACGGCCACCTGGTTCCCACCCGCGACGCCGAAGCCTTCGCCGCCACCATCCTCCGCCACCGCGCAAACCGTGCGGGCCTGGCGGAAGCATCGCGCAGAGCGGCTGCGCACACGGCGGCGAACTTCTCGTGGACGGCGATCGCGGGGAGGTTCGTGGGGTTGCTGGGGTAG